Genomic window (Ostrinia nubilalis chromosome 23, ilOstNubi1.1, whole genome shotgun sequence):
GATCGGTTCTTTTTTCAAAACAATAGTCAATTGTCagtatatttacaaataatctttaaaaatatacttaaaattaaaaataattatattgacATAGCTGATTTAACATGCCAATAATTTGACCtacatgaataataaaaaagttttagaaTAGAGTATCGATaagagaattttttttttttcatatattaaacaaatctatttttttcgACAATCCTGCTAGGTGTAAGCATCTATTAAGTACAATAATTTATGCCACTAATAAGGTTTTAAATGGCATAAGTTTTGTAGCTGTACaaagaacttagtacctgtaccaaCCCTTCATACAAAGTGGTTGTTCAACAAtgaaagtgacttttttttattttcctgcataatataaattatgtaaaataagtaaacgatatgttttaattaataaaccgtTATTATCTTGCTAAAAAGTTGATATATTTGCAAAAATGCATTGTAGTAATTACCATGTTTCATTGCGCTACCGTTAcccacattttttttctaagtcCGAGCTTTACTTCAGAACCAAGTGACGTACACTAATCTTGGGAGCCGCGCGGGTCAGCTTATATGAGAATTATTGAAGAAATGCTGTCTATCGGCTCAATACAGAGGTTTGAACATAGGTCTGACTCGCGGTCATCATTGTCCGACGCGGCCCGAACGGAAAGTTAAAGTGTCGCCCATCATTGTCCCCCATGGCCCGAACGGAATAGTGCCATTTTTAGGCTGGCAGCGAAGGTGTtcaatggctctcctgtaaaatctattttttttcacttacgccagtatacgtaggagccatcgaaattGGCTTAGAGTCTCCTGCGATGCCAATATCTTTAGTACAGAGACGTTTTTTACGTCCAAGAGATATCTTTCAATAGCCTGGTCTTTAATTTGGCGATTATTACTCTTGGACGTCCTGGAGACTTTACTTTTGGAGATACTCGATTCACTTGTAAAATGTCCCCTATTGTAATGTTCACTCCAATATGTTTAcaaattttcaaaatgtactCACTTGGATCTTCGTTGCTATTTTCGGGTATACCAATCACTTCAATGTTCAAATAATTGTCTGTCTCTTTGTTCATTTGAGTTTATAAGTGATGTGATATGTTTGTTAttctcttttaatattttcaactCTGCTTCTaggttatttattttcttagttTCTCTAGAGAGGTCCTCTATCTTCTTCTTGTGATCATCATGTGAGTCGGATGAAAATTGTGCTGATTTTTGAAGCTCGGTTATTTCCTTTCTCACTTCATTCTGCTGCTTATCCAATTTTGCAATGCGTGACTTGAGTTCGCTGTATTCctttctaatgttttttacaTCTGTTCTTAATTCTGAAGCTTCTTCCTTCAGTTTAGATAAATCTTCCCTGATCACACTACTCAGAGTCTCATTAATAAGAGCCAGACTGTTATAAACTTCAAGTTTAAAACTATCCATCTTTGACGTAATATCGCTGGATAGTGATTTGAATGCTCCCTCGAGGTCCAATTCCTGCTTCCGCCTGCGAGTCGTGATGTTTGATAACTCTGGGACAGAGTCGTAACGCTTGTttgtactatccgttcgcgataagtttgccgctggcgatatgacgtcactcgaaggaatgcgtctataactttagcaaactaaattggaaatattttttatttaataatattgacaaaaattgtgtatttgcgtaaaataaaacactcaaTTGCGTTTATTCACtaattatttgcgtttaatcgcggttggaggaggggacgcgcattccacggaccagcaaacttagcgcgaacgggtaatAGGCGGTGTGCGATGCATTTTAGCTCTAGTCTCTTCTAAACTTCAATAGGTCTATGGTAATGTTGATAGCGCACGGCACGAGGTGTCCCGAGTTTGAACGACGTTAGCCGATggatatgtcaacgtgaaattgtgaactctgtcagtttataataagtataacgcgttagattgtaaactaacagtgggttaggttaggttagattgtaatcttcttcttcttctttttttatgGCAACGGCTTGGtttagattgtaatctaactacgtcagattataatctgacggaattcacaatattaCGGTGACAGATACACGGCTCGCACTCCGCAAGCGTTCAAAAGATAGCAAGTGCACAGTAACGGATAACAGAAACTGAGTTCACACTTCACAGTCTTAGGGTCAAAATTTGTttgacaaaaaatttacaatatttttaattttgtgacACGTCCGTCAATGAGACGAGCCGAAGCCGAatgtgtttatattttttttcttccagcaaCTGGGGTTGTTGGGGGCGGGCCCCAGCCCACTTTTTAGATTTTAGAGTACCTAcctagatttttgttgatttggtgtttaatttattaatcaaaaACATTGAAGCTAAAACTGGGCTCTTTCATTAGTACCTGCACCAttcataaaaacaaattacctgTGTAATTAAATCAATTCTAAGCTTTCTACAATGTTGACTAGTTAACATGACAATTTACTTAAAaggtacattataataataataatattaaaaaacaatGCCTAGTAATCAAAACACGTAACACAAAGTCGTTAAGGCgaagtcttaggctgggttgcaccatcttattttgactttaacaaacgtcaaaaatctaccAAACTCCATACTTTTAGCACCTGTTTTCAAAGTCATGGTCAaagctaggtggtgcaactcagccttagtaatagCAGGGTCCCGTTTAGatatggaaccctaaaaatgctGCTTTGTATCTTTAGAATCACACGTGTTTTCTGAAGTGTGTGCGTCATGTATAATCCAAAAGATTATTCCTAGTCTAATGTCTTCATTATATAATATTTCTGTGCCAAAAATTCTTTGCAGAATCTAGTGTATAATAAAGGCTAGTGTATATATTAAAATGCTTATATCAACTTGTCATTCAAATTACGTAGATTGTAAACAATCTAAATCAGCATGACTCTGCAGAACTTATGATCATTATTAGccacttcataaataaaatgatttcaTCATCACGCTATTTTTTATCAGAGTGGTGAAGATTACCGTGGAACCATGTCGTGTCTGATAATTGTGTGTTTTGCAAGTATTTTGACTGTCAATAGTGTTATCGAAGCTTCCAGAATTCTCGCTTACTATCCAACACCATATGTAAGTCATCAAGTAGTCTTTAGACCTCTCAGTTTGGAACTAGCTAGAAGAGGACATGAAGTGGTCGTCATAACCGCAGATCCTATGTTCCCAAATGGAACTGCACCGGAAAATCTAACAGAAATAGATGTGCATGATCTCTCATACAGGACATGGAGAAAGTTGACTGAGGAACATAAAAACAAGATGGTAATCAGCCAATTCGGGTCAATGCTTAAATCATTGATATCAGTAATGGAAGAACAGATTAAGACTGAACCCGTGCAAAAGATACTTAAAGATCCAAGACCGTTTGATTTGATAATCGTTGAAGCGATAGCGGAGTGTGCTTTAGGCCTGTCCCACATATACAAAGCACCAGTAATTCAGTTTAGTTCATTAGCTACCACTACGATACCATTGCAAATGTTTGGTGCTACTACACATCCGCTTCTTTATCCTACATTTTTTCATCATCGAGTCTACAATCTCACCTTGCGAGAGAAACTCAACGAACTCTACGATGAATACGTTTATAATGCGTTGTTCCCAGAAGTAGACGAATTTTGTTTGGATATGATGAAACGTGTATTTAGCCCAGATGTTCCGACACTGGGAGAATTAAGAAAGAATGTGGATATgtattttctaaatgttcatcCTTTGTGGGATTTCAATCGTCCAGTACCCCCAAATGTGGTGTATCTTGGTGGGATGCATCTGAAGCCAGCAAAAGATCTGCCAAAGGTAATTGTAAATTATTCGAAACATATTTCAAGTATAGTTTCGAAAGTTAGTAACTTTATTTTTgtgacatatttttaaatatacgtACTATTTAATCTCAATTTCCATTTCAGGACCTAAAAGATTACCTAGACTCTTCTAAAAATGGAGTCATATACGTCAGTTTTGGTACAAACGTAGACCCAACATTGTTCCCGCCCGAAAAAATACAAACGCTAGTGAATGTATTCTCAAAATTGCCATACGATATTTTATGGAAATGGAACCAAGACGAACTACCTGGACGCACTCCAAATATAAGAATTTCAAAATGGTTTCCACAATCTGATCTTCTGAGTAAGTTGTTTTGTCTTGTTCtacaaataatatgaaatatatAAAATCAATTATTAATCTTGACATTATCAACTTGATTTGGCCTGTAACTTCATACAATCCATTAGCATTTTATCATTGGAGCATTTTTACCGCGACAAAAAGTATTATCGTATGTTATTTCGGTGcaaattgtttaaaattaaaagtttctGACAATGAAATCATCTAGGTCAAGCACTctccaatatttttaatttataacacTTTTGTAGGGtaaaaacaacaataagcaatttcaattattaaaatactttgggtatttttaattaatgataCCAAAAAGCATGGTGTAATTCTATTCGACAACAAATAGAAGTGTACACGTCCAcaattagtaataatttatgAACCAAACTAGCttgttttattctatttttaggACATCCAAAGATTAAACTATTCGTAACCCAGTGTGGGCTTCAGTCCACGGATGAAGCCATCACAGCTGGTGTTCCTCTTCTTGGAATGCCAGTATTTGGAGACCAGGAATTCAATGCTGAACAGTATTTACATTACGGCATTGGCGTCAGAGTTGATATGGCAACCGTAACTGAAGACAAATTAAATGAAGGGATCAATAAGATTCTGAAAGATGATTCGTAAGTAACAGAAGTGTCTCTTGATTACACAACAATAGTATCTctaatttgataataaataatactctGATAAGAATAGAGTGGGTAGCCATTTACTATGATAACGCACGATGGCCTTGTGGTTAGAAACCTAAGCACCTGACTATCTCAAAAGTCTGGATAATTATGaatctaaaatatttcaaaactagTATAAGAATTGGAGAACCGATACTTTTTCTGGAGGATATATTATTATAGGCCCCTAGCATAAAGCAGCAAtttgtttttatgtatttataaggttttgatttttttttaattattcagtTAAACCTGCAAATACTGTctaatgaataaaattatttacagctaCCGTAACAACATAGTGCGACTTCGCACCATAATGCGCGATCAACCTCAGACTCCACTAGAGCGCGCGGTCTGGTGGGCAGAGTACACCATACGTCACTCTGGAGCACGTCACTTGCGAACACCTGCAGCTAACATCTCTTTGGCAGAATACTATGAGTTGGAATTAGTAATAACTGTGTTATTTGTTGTAGGAATAGCACTAGCCGTAGTTATAGGAGTGCTAAGGTATACTTATGTGAAGTTATTCAGAGTTACGCTTAAAGTAAAGAAGAATTGATGTGTGTACCTAATTGTTTTTTTGTCCAAATTTTTCTTCAGAACTTGAAAATAATTGAACCTGTACATTTTTCTCATTAGTTAcggtagtccagtcaataaagcattatagatggaaaaccgtGGAACACTATTTCTGgattcgggactttatttagactagttaggaggtgaacatagcaaaagtccccgcccttagcccttgagccggcgtggtgaggggggtttaaaggtaccacttttcggtttttcgcttaatcctcggaaactatgcgtcctagtgatatgactactatgaaccaaaaaaagcttatttaatttgctacaggtgagatagtcaagtttttcttttttgcggcatctgctctagaaggtctgtaatattggaaattttatttttgtcttacatgttcccatcaggagaaaatcgactaaatcaacattgagcaaatattttagacatgtggaagcatgttaagcctagttccagggaggggactgcactgtgcgtatatttagacaaTTCAATTGGAGCTACTTTtcactcctcatcactcaaaaactactgtgcattaacacttcaaatttggctcatgtgttgagacttgcaagataaacatcagcttcaaatttcataaatatacctcaaacggttctttaggtattgacgtccaaaaatctacattatctgacctatagaccaaattctaacaacttccagatgaccttgaaggttcaaatttggcatccagataggtagatgtgtaaataaaaaggaacaaataaaaaaccagtaaattttaacttttcacaggtgatagatagattgtagtattctaaatgtcgatttttgaacgttaatacctaaataaccgtttgaggtatatttatgaaatttgaagctgatgtttatcttgcgagtctcaacacatgagccaaatttgaagtgttaatgcacagtagtttttgagtgatgagaagtcaaaagtggctccaattgggtcgtctaaatatacgcacggtgcagtcccgtCCCTGGATCTacgcttaacatgctcccgcatgtctaaaatgtttgcttaatgttgatttagtcgattttctcctgatgggaacatgtaagacaaaaattaaatttccaatattgcagaccttctagagcagatgccgtgaaaactataaaagatatagaaaaacttgactatctcacctgtagcaaattgaatatgctttttttggttcatagtagtcatgtcactaggacgcatagtttccgaggattaagcgaaaaaccgaaaagtggtacctatAAACCCccctccccgccggctcaagggctaaaggagggggacttttgctatgtttacctcctaactagtctaaataaagtcccgaggtcagaaattgtgttccacggatttctctctacaccgtcgttaaagcattcattgactggactacggTTAAAATATTGAAAGATTATTTATTCAACTACCTACTACTAGATaccgttttaccctcttcatctatcttacgcggtttagattttttcatacaaatgttttttcccgttcctgtgggaattttgcaatatcctgttgtaactaagctttaagttaactaaggtacctgcatgccaaatttcaagcgtctaacttaagcgtctaacaaaaggattttcccgctaattcccgttcccgtgggaattcctaagtatactataacctgcccaggagtatgaagaataattgtaacaagtttcgttaaaatccgtcgagtagtttttgtttctataaagaacatacagacagacaaaaattttactgattgcatttttggcatcagtatcgatcactaatcaccccctgatagttattttgaaaatatatttcatgtaaaggatttacctctctacagatttattataagtatagatgagaGGAAtataaagatgttttaataaatacagTGCAGTGCAGtcagatttttaatttttccttATGGTGTCCGTttccattcatcatcatcatttcagctataggacgtccactgctgaacataggcctcccccaatgactttcacatcgcacggttggtagcggcctgcatccgtTTCCATTATATGTATcaatttccaattttttttatgtatctTATGCTTAATGTTGTTTCAATCTACCGACTTTCATGAAACTGAAATTTATGGTTCCTTAAAAATCGGAAAATAATTGTATGGAAAAATATATTTCCGTTTAATATAAAACGGTAATTTCAtacttattacaaaattaaataattatttgtcatttaacacgttggacgccgcgcggctcaccggtgagcctcgaacaatacaatttccattGTGTCTAGCGTCGCGGCGTTCAATGTCTTAAATTAGGTAGACTGTAAACAATTCACAGAACTAGACATTGTCATTCATATTGTTCTTCATAGCGAACAGAATGATTTCCTCATCACACTATGTTATACTACCAGAACTACCGTAGAACCATGTCGTGTCTATAAGTCGTGTGTACGATTCGTGTAGGTGTGAGTGCCTACCCGATGTTTAGATTTAAGAGTGAGTCGTTGTAGGTGTGAGTGCCTACCCGATGTTTAGAGTTAAGAGTGAGTCGTTGTAGGTGTGAGTGCCTACCCGATGTTTAGAGTTAAGAGTGAGTCGTTGTAGGTGTGAGTGCCTACCCGATGTTTAGAGATAAGAGTGAGTCGTTGTAGGTGTGAGTGCCTACTCGATGTTTAGTATAAGAGTGAATCTTGACAGATGTGTGAACCTGTAAATGATGTCCTTTTAGAGCGATTTATCACTGGAGAAAGTGCGCGATTATAGtgattgtttaatttttagtgcaattgtgttttgttttttttaaacgcGAGGCCGCGTATTTCGTCAGGATTAGCCGAGTGTTAGCAATCGATATTTTTATCATTCAATTCTTAGACCTCATCGTAATTATATTATCTCGGTATAGTGACagtttcttttaaaaattaatatcgggtaaagcctggtctgtgagcacgtagaattttgtccaatgaccccaagctacccatccttatcgctcgcgcgtaattatattgctgtcgcgactgtgcgacgggcgcctgcaGTGAGTGTTTGAGCgaaacagcaacataattacgcgcgagcgataaggatgggtagcttggggtcattggacaaaattctacgtgctcacggaccagactttagTCGAAGTTTTTATtgg
Coding sequences:
- the LOC135083270 gene encoding UDP-glycosyltransferase UGT5-like isoform X1; this translates as MSCLIIVCFASILTVNSVIEASRILAYYPTPYVSHQVVFRPLSLELARRGHEVVVITADPMFPNGTAPENLTEIDVHDLSYRTWRKLTEEHKNKMVISQFGSMLKSLISVMEEQIKTEPVQKILKDPRPFDLIIVEAIAECALGLSHIYKAPVIQFSSLATTTIPLQMFGATTHPLLYPTFFHHRVYNLTLREKLNELYDEYVYNALFPEVDEFCLDMMKRVFSPDVPTLGELRKNVDMYFLNVHPLWDFNRPVPPNVVYLGGMHLKPAKDLPKDLKDYLDSSKNGVIYVSFGTNVDPTLFPPEKIQTLVNVFSKLPYDILWKWNQDELPGRTPNIRISKWFPQSDLLRHPKIKLFVTQCGLQSTDEAITAGVPLLGMPVFGDQEFNAEQYLHYGIGVRVDMATVTEDKLNEGINKILKDDSYRNNIVRLRTIMRDQPQTPLERAVWWAEYTIRHSGARHLRTPAANISLAEYYELELVITVLFVVGIALAVVIGVLRYTYVKLFRVTLKVKKN
- the LOC135083270 gene encoding UDP-glucosyltransferase 2-like isoform X2, which codes for MSCLIIVCFASILTVNSVIEASRILAYYPTPYVSHQVVFRPLSLELARRGHEVVVITADPMFPNGTAPENLTEIDVHDLSYRTWRKLTEEHKNKMVISQFGSMLKSLISVMEEQIKTEPVQKILKDPRPFDLIIVEAIAECALGLSHIYKAPVIQFSSLATTTIPLQMFGATTHPLLYPTFFHHRVYNLTLREKLNELYDEYVYNALFPEVDEFCLDMMKRVFSPDVPTLGELRKNVDMYFLNVHPLWDFNRPVPPNVVYLGGMHLKPAKDLPKDLKDYLDSSKNGVIYVSFGTNVDPTLFPPEKIQTLVNVFSKLPYDILWKWNQDELPGRTPNIRISKWFPQSDLLRHPKIKLFVTQCGLQSTDEAITAGVPLLGMPVFGDQEFNAEQYLHYGIGVRVDMATVTEDKLNEGINKILKDDSVVLMK